GGCTTTAAGCATGcaatattcaggccaacaaaccccaacccttcatctattcttagcagcaagcatagaaggggtaatcccgaAACAAGTCCCTAAACTACAATACAACTTCCGTTCTGATAATAGTTTAGCATAAGCAAGTGTGCACTCCAGCTTATAAAGAAAAACATAAATGGGATTCAAGGCTAACTAAAAAATACATAGAATAAGATAGGAATTaaaactaaaacttcatagCATCACTAGAACCTAAAGCAAAAGAGTACTAGCCAAGAATGGCTAGAAAATCCATACaaagaaatgaaataaaaacCTGAGTTACAAAGCCTAGAGCCTTCTCACAAGCACCAGAATGAACCTCAGCTTCTAAACTTGTGTAAAATGTTAAGtcttttcaaaacaaaataGCTAAAACTATTTTTGGGCTTAACcaacgagtctgggcgctcgagcgccaatTCAAACTCCTAGCCACTGTCCCTCTCGGTGCTCGAGCGCTAGACTTGAATTCTCTTGCCTCCTTGCCTCTGTAGGTGGTGGCGTTCGAGCGCCAATTGCTCGCCCAAAATCCTTCTTCAGATTTCATCAATGGAACCTTCAAAGCTTCACACCTCTTGATCTTCCATCTTCTTTCAGTTTCACCTGCTCTACTCATTAACACAAGCTCAAGAAAATATCAGAATACCAAGAATCTAATAACACTAAGGACCCAAGACAAGTGGTAATTAACTTATGACCCAAAACTTTACCAAAATGAGacaaaggtccctataaaactactaaattacctaacaaatgcaaatgcacaaataaaggaaaaaaatgcatgagaaagcacaaaacactacatgagacaaaggaaaagactcaaaagaaacaaagaaataacCTGAAAAACTAGGACAAATGGAGGGTCATCCGTCTTGTCAAAAACGAATAGAGGTACCCCTCCCAACTTTACAAATGCAATGATCACGGAAAGAAGCTCCAAAAACTGAATCTTCTTTCACCGTCTTTAATTAAAATATCTTGAATCAACACTGAAGAGATGTTCTCTTTAGTTGACAGTTCATGCATTAGCAATATCATCTCATCTTATCCCATCCATATTTAACACAAAGAGTCTATCTCCAAAGGGAATCCCTTTCCACTCCAAAGCGCCACGCCCACTTGAGTAATAGCGTCATATTCCTCCAACTTAGGAACCCAAGACCAAGCCCTCCAACTTGTGAATTTTTGCACACGTCTTCCCATGTTATCCAAGCAATTCTACGACCCCCCTTGGGGCAAACCCGAGAAGGCTGCGGTTTTGGGTGTTGAACACCGTTAATTAATATTTCACGTTAAAATATTATTGggttgaagtttttttttttggttttttgctGCTTGCTTTGCTATTGTTGGGTGGGTTTTGTGGGCACTCTCGGGCTTTATTAGGCCTAGTTGACCGTCTGACGGTTTTTTAGTGGGCAATATTTTTTGTGACTTTGGGGCTATTTTTCTTAGGGCTTCTTTTTTCGGGTGGGGGTTATTTTTTAGGCTTCCTTTGTTGACTCCTCTTGTTTTTTGATCCCCTTTGAGTAGGGTGTATATCTTGTTTATCACCTCACGTTTATATCAATACAATTTATgctttcggaaaaaaaaaaataatgaataagGTAAAAGGTTATGAATAACTAATTCTATTGTTATTAATGGAGAGGACAATTTATTGATAAttacttttattatttaaaactttTCCTCAAGTTGTATtactaattaaatttaattaatatgaatatttaatataaatatgagaaattaaagatatttacaattagtaattaatataattaataatacaaTAGGTtatgaattattaattgatattgttattaatgtgaGTCAATTTGACTTTTActtattactattatttttaattttttctcctttttttgattaatattaaaattaaaagaatgatatatatatatatatatatttattaaatatgaAAAACCTACAAAATCcacaattagtaattaatataattattaatattatttaataataggATATTAATAAGTATTTAATAGGATATTAATAAGTATTTAATATGCTATTATAGATATTGATAATTGACTgatattgattttaaaataattttccaaagttgtgtttaataattaaaatttaaataatgacaacttttaattttaaatatgaaaaatttacaattagtaattaatatattgaATAATGTCAAACTtttttaataactaattaataatattattattaatgtatAGGTTAAGGGGAGTTAACTTGTATATATTGATGATTGATTGATTAAGTATTTTCCATTCCCTTATGAGAAGCCAGCATATTTCAGTGAAAGAGAGACATGAAATACAAGAGTTCTGATGAGGAAGTAGAGACGTTTGGAGATATTGGATTTAATGATCGTGTTGTAATGGAAAAGAGACAAAGAGTACAATGGTTAGATCTTCCTAGAGGGTTGTGGACAGTGATAGCAAAACATCTGATCAACCTAGACAATACTACATTCGAAATTCGCCGGTTTCGCAGTATTTGTAAGACATGGCGCTCCGCTCACCCTCTTCCGCAACACAAGCCATTTGCGATTCCTCTCGGTAATGGAAAATCTTGCCTCCTCCAAACGAAAATATATCGTCTCGAACCATTATCACATGAACCTCACATTGATCAAGACCCCTCAATTTCTTCTTCAAAAGGGTGGATTATAATGTCAGAATCCGTGCCCCCGCTTCGTCTCTTAAATCCTTTTACTGGCTATCCTATATCTAACACCCATATTTGCTCATCTGACACTTCTCCAAGGGTGTTGAATATCATGAACTTCAAGGCTGTGGAGTTGATTGAAGCATTCAATCTCTCAGGTAATTCTAATAACGATTGTAAAGTGGTGTTGTTCACTAGTTTTCATGTGGAGGATCGAATGATGTGTGCTTTATTTGATGATGGAAAGTTGTATGTTCGTAAGACTGGAGATAAGAAGTGGACCATGATGAAATTGGATTATTATTATGATGGTTTTCATAGTTATGATGATATAATCATGCATAAAGGGCAAATTTATGTTATAGATAATCTGGGAACAATTTCTTGGATCAATCCTTCATCCTTGAAGTTGGTACAGTTTACACAACCATTGTGGTGGTGGCATAATGGCAAAGTGAAGAAAATGGTGGAGTGTGGTGGAATTCTCTATGTGGTTGATATGATCAATATTAGCGCGCGCTCTTTGCACGAGAAAGTTGATATTAAAGTTTACAAGGTCAATGAGGAATCGGGTAGATGGGAAGTTGTGAAAAACTTGGGTGATGTTGTGTTTGTTTTGGGTAAAGACTCTAATTTCTCTCTGTCAGCTCAAGATTACCATGGCTTTGAAGGGAATTGCATctactttcatttttcttctcatGAAGGTAGAATTCTCTGTTTCAGCTTAAAGGATTCCATGTTAAAGACTCCTGACTATTTATGGCCTTGCCCTAGTTTGTTTAACCATTAGGTGACATAATATATTATGTGTCATTACTTTTTTCTATTATGTTTCTGTTGTATGGAACTTGGATTTGAACTTTGTCATGTATAAGGAACTTGGATTTGAAGGCAGAATTTTATTATGTGTCATTACTTTTTCTATTATATTATGAAGGCAGAATTTTCTGTTGTATGGAACTTGGATTTGAACTGTGTCTTGGCTAAGCGCTTTCTACTACTTGCGGTGGAATCTGGATGCCTCTGCCCCTTTTTCTTGCTGTTTTCCTGTTCTGTTTGGGCATTGTGGCctctgtttcttttctttttcctgtACTGTTACTCTTTGACTTGCACTTCTTTTGTGCAGTTAGTTATTAATATACTCAAGTCCCCGAAGATATATAACTCAAAGTTGTATGAGTTAGGGACATAAAGGTTTGTGGGATAAAATGTGAAAGGTTCAGGGTTTGAACCCTAaaaatgactaatttactaacattaaactaacatttgcctattaaaaaaattaatatattcatGGCTTATAAAAAGAATGTATAATTAAGATTTAAACCACCCTTGTGATTTGTTTGATTTATattgacttataaaaaaataaaatttaggttACGTTATGATTATTTTCTACAAGTGTTTGTTCTTTTAGAGCACCCCTAAATCATACCATTACTTAATGCAAGAAATTTGACGATGTTATGAATTTTTCAATAAGATTTTTTGTTGCATGAGGGTGGCGCGGCCATGGCCACCCAATTTTCATGGCAGTGGTGGAGCTTCTTTAGGATAAAGGTTAATGGAAATGTGTAAGAGCTGGAATTTATTCCGACGAataaacttatttaatttttcgtTTTTATGCTTTTATTCATATTAATTAGTATAATTATGTGTATAAGAAGTAGATGAACTAATAGTTCATGACTCACTTAAAGTGAAGTTATAGTTCGGGTGATTAATTTATTATGGCGCCGAATAATTTCGGTTACATTTTGAAACAGTCGAAAATTGGCTTGCCGCAGTAGAAACTCTAATTATCCCCCATATATTATTTAATCGGGAAATTGACATTTCCCTTATATTTATGGTGATTTGTGTTGAATTCTGAGAATATTGATTGTAATATTGCTATGGCTCATTTTTAGAGTCTAGACAAGGTTTCGTACTCGTCGCGATGGTTTCGTAGGAAAACCTCAacataagaaaaaaatggctAAGTGATACATTTTATGGAAATCTGAACATGATGGAATGTTTTAGAATGTCATAAGGATTCCATTTCTATATTAAGAATATATTTGCGTCGGCAAAGTATTTTAGCTCGTAAACGAGATGAATCTCCGGCGTCGTGCCCGAAAATTATTTGGCTGGCCGTGTATGAGACCAAGGGCAGCCGCAAGTTAACCTTTTTAGTCCAGAACAAATATAGCTTTAATGAATAGGGCAAAGATTTGAAAAtctcatcatgagttacttttaCTTATCGTGTTAATTAACTAGGTTTCTAATTCCTAAACCATGCATAACCTAAGCTTAGAAATAAGTTTtttgtctctctctctcactcacttACTCTTTTTACCATTTTAtaccaattttattttaattataaagagaaaagaagagaaagtgtTGAAGTTCATCATCTCTTCAACTTCTCCTTGTAGTCGCCCCTTAACCACCCGCAAACACCATCATCGCTTCAACTTTTGCTCATCTCTCCTTCATTAAAGAGGTAGGAAATCTCATGAGCTTGCTTGTGATAGTTTCATTTTAGAAAAAGGTTGTATCATTAAGTTTTCACTTGTTTAAAAATCTATTTAGTCTGCCATAAAATTCAAGCCATATCAAGAGCTTCATGCTCATGTATTGTTTTGAAAAATAGTTTCTGTTTTAATTTGATGTTGAATAAATCTTTAAGTTGGCTTTCTTCCAAAGTTCATTTATTATGTTGATGCATGGTAAGGATCTTTTGAACCATgaatttacttttgaaaaagcttaagttttgagttttagaagatttttgaattAGATTTTTGCCTAAGTCTCTTCATAAGTGTTATATTcaagggttaatggtcaaattagtccctaagTTTGTAAgtaagtttgattttagtccctttgacgaaaaatgacgtttagtggcggTTATTTATACAATTACTGGCAGTCTTTGAccgccactaaacgtcatt
This is a stretch of genomic DNA from Lotus japonicus ecotype B-129 chromosome 1, LjGifu_v1.2. It encodes these proteins:
- the LOC130712745 gene encoding F-box protein At2g26160-like, with amino-acid sequence MKYKSSDEEVETFGDIGFNDRVVMEKRQRVQWLDLPRGLWTVIAKHLINLDNTTFEIRRFRSICKTWRSAHPLPQHKPFAIPLGNGKSCLLQTKIYRLEPLSHEPHIDQDPSISSSKGWIIMSESVPPLRLLNPFTGYPISNTHICSSDTSPRVLNIMNFKAVELIEAFNLSGNSNNDCKVVLFTSFHVEDRMMCALFDDGKLYVRKTGDKKWTMMKLDYYYDGFHSYDDIIMHKGQIYVIDNLGTISWINPSSLKLVQFTQPLWWWHNGKVKKMVECGGILYVVDMINISARSLHEKVDIKVYKVNEESGRWEVVKNLGDVVFVLGKDSNFSLSAQDYHGFEGNCIYFHFSSHEGRILCFSLKDSMLKTPDYLWPCPSLFNH